A window of Desulforhopalus sp. contains these coding sequences:
- the nifJ gene encoding pyruvate:ferredoxin (flavodoxin) oxidoreductase — MSRKMVTIDGNQACTHVAYATSEVITLYPITPSTPLAAEADSKSAALQKNIWGTVPVVNQMQSEAGVAGSMHGSLTTGALCTTFTASQGLLLMIPNMYKIAGELTPTVFHVTARAIACQGLSIFGDHGDIYAARQTGWAMLCSQNVQEAMDMALIAVQSTLATRIPFVHFFDGFRTSHEIQKIEEVSHDQMREMVDEELIFEHRHRALSPDHPTIRGTAQNPDVYFTGRETVNKYYNATPALVQETMDKFAGIAGRQYHLFDYHGSPDAENVVVMMGSGCETVAATIDHLIAQGEKVGMVMVRLYRPFDCKAMVNSLPATVERITVLDRTKEPGAAGDPLYLDVRAAIGEASETNTTIYPPIILSGRYGLGSAEFTPAMVKAVFDNMKSMSPKTKFCVGPKDDVTYSSLDFDPAFNIEGQDVYRAMFYGLGSDGTVGANKNTIKIIGTETDNSAQGYFVYDSKKSGSITTSHLRFGKTPVVAPYLINKANFIACHNFTFLKQVDMLANLEEGGTFLLTTSFTKDTVWNELPGKVQKDLVAKKAKFYIIDAVSLGLALGLGARINMIMQTAFFLISGILTEEQAIAAIKKAIQKTYGKKGDKVVQMNYGAVDAAVQNITQVTLGDKVDGKAMPATVPEHAPKFVKEVTARIIEGNGYNLKVSQIPADGTWPTGTTQYEKRNIAVAVPRWIPENCIQCGQCSLVCPHAANRIKIFPAQPDAPEAFLSKDAVGKEFKGQQFTVQIFTEDCCGCTLCVSVCPAKVKALEMIPNNEDVRAVQSKNVEYFLGLPEIDPAKINVATIKGSQLMRPLFEFSGACAGCGETPYVKLITQMFGDRLYVGNATGCSSIYGGNLPTTPYCKRADGRGPTWANSLFEDNAEFAAGMRTSVNKLGLQASELLTEAVTAGLVKKELAEAILAADQSNQIAIEAQRARIDELNAVLLKNSNPVARRLLHLTDFLVKKTVWAFGGDGWAYDIGYGGVDHVLASGENVNILVMDTEVYSNTGGQMSKSTPRAATAQFAAGGKKMPKKNMGMIFATYGNVYVAQISIGANPSQAIKALAEAEAYDGPSLVIAYSHCINHGINMALGLEQQKKAVACGHWPLYRFNPDLEAQGKNPLIIDSKEPTISFDEYALGENRYRTLKRVNPGKADELMAESQKDVLKGWKFLKSLATALEPEKPAAKEEK; from the coding sequence ATGTCTCGAAAGATGGTTACGATTGACGGCAATCAGGCCTGTACGCATGTCGCTTACGCCACGAGTGAAGTCATCACCTTATACCCTATTACCCCTTCGACCCCACTGGCAGCGGAAGCTGACTCCAAGTCCGCGGCCCTGCAAAAGAATATCTGGGGCACCGTGCCCGTCGTCAATCAAATGCAATCCGAGGCCGGAGTAGCCGGCTCAATGCATGGATCTCTCACCACCGGCGCCCTGTGCACGACCTTCACCGCCTCGCAGGGTCTGCTGCTGATGATCCCTAATATGTACAAAATTGCCGGTGAGCTCACTCCCACCGTTTTCCACGTAACGGCCAGGGCCATTGCCTGCCAGGGGCTGTCGATCTTCGGTGACCACGGCGATATATATGCCGCCCGGCAAACCGGCTGGGCCATGCTCTGTTCGCAAAATGTCCAGGAAGCCATGGACATGGCTCTCATAGCAGTCCAATCGACACTTGCCACCCGCATTCCTTTTGTCCACTTTTTTGACGGCTTCCGGACCTCCCACGAGATCCAGAAGATCGAAGAGGTCAGTCACGACCAAATGCGCGAGATGGTAGACGAGGAGCTGATCTTCGAACATCGCCATCGGGCTTTATCCCCTGATCACCCAACCATCCGCGGAACTGCCCAGAATCCGGATGTATATTTCACCGGCCGTGAGACCGTCAACAAATATTACAATGCCACCCCTGCCCTTGTTCAGGAAACCATGGACAAGTTTGCCGGAATAGCCGGCCGCCAGTATCATCTCTTTGATTACCACGGTTCCCCGGATGCGGAAAATGTCGTGGTGATGATGGGTTCCGGCTGCGAGACGGTTGCCGCGACAATCGATCACCTCATTGCCCAGGGTGAAAAGGTGGGCATGGTCATGGTTCGTTTATACCGTCCCTTTGACTGCAAAGCCATGGTCAACTCCCTGCCCGCTACTGTCGAGCGAATCACCGTCCTTGATCGCACCAAGGAGCCGGGTGCCGCCGGCGACCCGCTGTATCTCGATGTTCGCGCCGCAATCGGCGAGGCCTCCGAGACCAACACCACGATCTATCCGCCGATTATCCTCTCGGGACGATACGGCCTCGGTTCGGCGGAATTTACACCGGCCATGGTCAAGGCGGTGTTCGACAACATGAAGTCAATGTCTCCCAAGACCAAATTCTGTGTCGGACCAAAAGACGATGTGACTTATTCGAGCCTCGATTTCGATCCGGCTTTCAATATTGAGGGACAAGACGTATACCGGGCGATGTTCTACGGCCTTGGCTCGGACGGAACCGTCGGCGCCAATAAAAACACCATTAAGATCATCGGCACCGAGACCGACAACTCGGCCCAAGGCTATTTCGTTTACGATTCGAAAAAATCAGGATCGATCACCACCAGCCACCTGCGCTTCGGCAAGACCCCGGTTGTTGCCCCGTACCTGATCAACAAGGCAAACTTCATCGCCTGCCATAATTTCACCTTCCTGAAACAGGTCGACATGCTCGCCAACCTGGAAGAAGGCGGGACCTTCCTGTTGACCACCAGCTTCACCAAGGACACCGTCTGGAACGAGCTTCCCGGCAAGGTGCAGAAGGACCTAGTGGCCAAGAAGGCCAAATTCTATATCATCGACGCCGTTTCCCTGGGTCTTGCCCTGGGCCTTGGCGCTCGCATCAACATGATCATGCAGACCGCTTTCTTCCTGATCTCCGGCATCCTTACCGAGGAACAGGCCATCGCCGCGATCAAGAAGGCCATCCAGAAGACCTACGGCAAAAAGGGCGACAAGGTTGTGCAGATGAACTACGGCGCAGTCGATGCGGCGGTTCAGAACATCACCCAGGTCACTCTTGGCGACAAGGTTGACGGCAAGGCCATGCCGGCCACCGTGCCTGAGCATGCGCCGAAATTCGTCAAGGAAGTTACCGCGAGGATCATTGAAGGCAACGGCTACAACCTGAAGGTTTCGCAGATTCCAGCCGACGGCACCTGGCCGACGGGGACAACCCAATACGAAAAACGCAATATCGCCGTCGCCGTACCCCGCTGGATTCCGGAAAATTGTATCCAATGCGGTCAGTGCTCCCTGGTATGCCCCCATGCCGCCAACCGTATTAAGATTTTTCCGGCACAGCCAGACGCTCCCGAGGCATTTCTCAGTAAAGACGCGGTCGGCAAGGAGTTCAAGGGTCAGCAATTCACCGTACAGATCTTCACCGAGGACTGCTGCGGCTGTACCCTCTGCGTCAGTGTCTGTCCGGCAAAGGTCAAGGCCCTGGAGATGATCCCGAACAACGAAGACGTTCGTGCGGTACAATCGAAAAATGTCGAATACTTCCTCGGCCTGCCGGAAATCGATCCGGCGAAGATCAATGTGGCCACCATCAAAGGCAGCCAGCTTATGCGACCGCTCTTCGAGTTCTCCGGAGCCTGTGCCGGCTGCGGCGAAACTCCTTATGTCAAGCTGATAACCCAGATGTTCGGCGACAGGCTGTATGTCGGTAATGCCACAGGCTGCTCCTCGATCTATGGCGGCAACCTGCCGACGACCCCCTATTGCAAACGGGCCGATGGCCGTGGACCGACCTGGGCCAACTCCCTGTTCGAGGACAACGCCGAATTTGCCGCCGGCATGCGGACGAGCGTCAACAAGCTGGGCCTCCAGGCCAGCGAACTCCTCACCGAGGCTGTAACGGCCGGACTGGTTAAGAAGGAACTGGCAGAGGCAATTCTTGCGGCCGACCAATCCAATCAAATCGCCATTGAGGCGCAGCGGGCACGGATCGACGAACTCAATGCCGTCCTCCTCAAAAACAGCAACCCGGTTGCCAGGAGACTGCTCCATCTCACCGACTTCCTGGTCAAGAAGACAGTCTGGGCCTTCGGTGGTGACGGCTGGGCCTACGATATCGGGTATGGCGGTGTTGACCACGTCCTCGCTTCCGGAGAAAATGTCAATATCCTCGTCATGGATACCGAGGTGTATTCCAACACCGGTGGACAGATGTCCAAGTCCACTCCCCGCGCAGCAACCGCCCAGTTTGCCGCCGGCGGCAAGAAGATGCCCAAGAAGAACATGGGGATGATCTTTGCCACCTACGGCAACGTCTATGTGGCGCAAATCAGTATCGGTGCCAATCCATCTCAGGCCATCAAGGCCCTTGCCGAGGCCGAAGCATATGACGGCCCATCTCTGGTCATTGCCTACTCACACTGCATCAACCATGGCATCAACATGGCTCTCGGCCTTGAGCAGCAAAAGAAGGCCGTGGCCTGTGGGCATTGGCCGCTCTACCGCTTCAATCCTGACCTGGAAGCGCAAGGCAAGAACCCCTTGATCATCGACTCCAAGGAGCCAACCATCAGCTTCGATGAGTACGCCCTCGGCGAGAACCGCTATCGCACTCTCAAGCGGGTAAATCCCGGTAAGGCTGATGAACTCATGGCCGAGTCGCAAAAAGACGTTTTGAAGGGCTGGAAATTCCTCAAGAGCCTGGCCACGGCCCTTGAACCGGAGAAACCAGCAGCTAAAGAAGAAAAGTAA
- a CDS encoding YkgJ family cysteine cluster protein gives MSNEGNTSKEKTIFGKEKNPSSIVPRKLTLDSPLKFRCHPGVKCFTACCGGIKIVLTPYDILQLTKRLNLPAHEFLHQYTRPSYLENTDMPGVMIKLREDDNKCPFVTPEGCTVYTDRPTACRYYPVGMADFHEGGTRDAAGNESVSEEEKFFFLVREDHCKGFEEDKQWTIREWRADQGVDVRDEMNKEWLRLVMRRKSFGQQATLSEQAKRMFFMASTDLATFRKFVFESSFLEVYEIDEETVKKIKEDDVELMLFSFKYLAATLFGAQVLKIREEKIKAKVAQIKERQDDSVRQSIKEYEELKAEDERRKAEEAARKKK, from the coding sequence ATGAGTAATGAAGGAAATACCTCCAAGGAAAAAACCATCTTTGGAAAAGAAAAAAACCCCTCTTCCATCGTCCCGAGAAAACTTACTCTGGATAGTCCCTTGAAGTTTCGCTGTCATCCTGGAGTGAAGTGCTTTACCGCCTGTTGTGGGGGAATAAAAATTGTTCTGACCCCCTATGACATTCTTCAATTGACCAAGCGGCTGAATCTTCCCGCCCATGAATTTCTTCATCAGTATACCCGTCCGTCCTACCTGGAAAACACCGATATGCCTGGGGTGATGATCAAACTGCGGGAGGATGATAATAAATGTCCGTTCGTAACCCCTGAAGGTTGTACCGTGTACACCGACCGGCCAACCGCTTGCCGCTACTATCCGGTAGGAATGGCCGATTTTCATGAAGGTGGTACCAGGGACGCAGCAGGTAATGAAAGTGTCTCCGAAGAAGAGAAGTTTTTCTTTTTGGTGCGTGAAGACCATTGCAAGGGCTTTGAGGAAGACAAGCAGTGGACCATTCGGGAATGGCGGGCCGACCAGGGCGTTGATGTCCGTGACGAAATGAACAAGGAGTGGTTACGGCTGGTTATGCGCCGCAAGTCGTTCGGTCAGCAGGCGACCTTGTCGGAGCAGGCGAAGCGGATGTTCTTCATGGCCTCGACCGATCTCGCTACCTTTCGAAAATTCGTCTTTGAGAGTTCCTTTCTTGAGGTCTACGAAATTGACGAAGAAACCGTCAAAAAAATTAAGGAAGACGATGTTGAGTTGATGCTTTTTTCCTTCAAATATCTGGCGGCCACCCTTTTTGGCGCACAGGTTCTGAAGATTCGCGAGGAAAAGATTAAGGCGAAGGTTGCCCAGATCAAGGAACGGCAGGACGATAGCGTCAGGCAGTCCATTAAGGAATATGAAGAGTTGAAGGCCGAGGATGAACGGCGAAAGGCCGAAGAAGCAGCACGGAAGAAAAAATAG